In a genomic window of Phragmites australis chromosome 14, lpPhrAust1.1, whole genome shotgun sequence:
- the LOC133891439 gene encoding probable GTP diphosphokinase RSH2, chloroplastic, with protein MPPSIACSVKCRPHHHLAPLPPAASLELLAAGDLRASTRCRSPPSLCLAPPCRGTPSARRARAAVAVGGDGDGSSAAPLASAQSRHAIFRDELVRRAFSAAEAAHRGQVRANGDPYLQHCVETAALLGELGAGPAVIAAGLLHDTVDDAGLDYGFISEQFGAGVADLVKGVSNLSYLSKLARRNDTASRTDEADRLRRVFLAMEDARAVLIKLADRLHNMRTLDSLPKIKQQCFAKETLEIFAPLANQLGILNWKEQLENLCFKYLYPDKYEELSTNLLEFYNRDMIVAATRRLEQALQVRGLSCYAIYGRHKSMYSIYSKMARKKLAMDEIYDIHGVRVILENKADCFATLEVIHHLWPRIPGKFKDYINNPKPNRYQSLHTVVLTEETLPLEIQIRTRDMHLQAEFGIAAHWRYKEGVRSCSSSVPEMVEWVRWVVTWHCETLHTYHPSSLAPDNSPSNIHTIMAHSEVCPFSYSKRCDHSGPVLVILLENEKMSVQELPQNSTISDLLKRASSYDIQLRLRLNCHVIHNLNQELKMGDVLELIPLTPCKSGGYTREFHQMFDHRLAVSQS; from the exons ATGCCACCGTCGATCGCCTGCTCGGTCAAATGTCGCCCCCACCACCACCTAGCACCGCTGCCCCCCGCCGCGTCGCTGGAGCTCCTGGCCGCCGGCGATCTGCGGGCGTCAACGCGGTGCCGGAGCCCGCCGTCCCTGTGCCTGGCTCCGCCGTGCCGGGGAACCCCGTCCGCTAGGCGGGCCCGCGCCGCCGTGGCGGTGGGGGGAGACGGCGACGGCTCTTCCGCGGCGCCGCTCGCCAGCGCGCAGTCGCGGCACGCCATCTTCCGCGACGAGCTCGTGCGGAGGGCCTTCTCAGCGGCCGAGGCGGCTCACCGCGGCCAG GTGCGCGCGAACGGCGATCCCTACCTGCAGCACTGCGTGGAGACGGCGGCGCTACTCGGGGAGCTCGGCGCCGGCCCTGCTGTTATCGCTGCTGGGCTGCTGCACGACACGGTCGACGACGCGGGCCTCGACTACGGTTTCATCTCCGAGCAGTTCGGTGCTGGTGTCGCCGACCTTGTCAAGGGG GTATCAAATCTAAGTTACTTGAGCAAACTGGCTCGTAGAAACGATACAGCCAGTAGAACTGATGAAGCTGACAGGTTACGTAGAGTCTTCCTTGCAATGGAAGATGCGAGAGCTGTGCTCATTAAACTTGCTGACAGGCTACACAACATGAGGACGTTGGATTCTTTGCCCAAAATCAAACAACAGTGCTTTGCAAAGGAAACACTGGAGATATTTGCTCCCTTGGCTAACCAGTTGGGCATCTTAAACTGGAAGGAACAGCTTGAAAATCTGTGCTTCAAGTACCTTTACCCAGATAAATATGAGGAACTGTCAACCAACCTTCTCGAATTCTACAACAGAGATATGATTGTAGCTGCAACAAGGCGACTGGAACAAGCCCTTCAGGTGAGAGGACTATCCTGTTATGCCATATATGGGAGACACAAGAGCATGTACAGTATCTACAGCAAGATGGCAAG GAAGAAACTGGCTATGGATGAAATTTATGATATACATGGGGTGCGTGTTATACTTGAGAACAAGGCTGATTGTTTCGCCACATTAGAGGTTATCCATCACTTGTGGCCTAGAATTCCTGGGAAGTTCAAAGATTATATCAACAACCCCAAACCCAATAG GTATCAATCCCTGCACACGGTTGTTCTCACTGAAGAAACACTCCCACTAGAGATTCAAATTCGTACCAGGGACATGCATTTGCAGGCAGAGTTTGGAATTGCTGCACATTGGAGATACAAGGAAGGTGTTCGGAGTTGCTCTTCATCTGTTCCTGAAATGGTTGAATGGGTTAGATGGGTCGTTACGTGGCACTGTGAAACTTTGCACACATACCATCCTTCATCACTTGCACCTGACAATTCACCAAGCAACATACACACAATTATGGCGCACTCTGAGGTCTGCCCGTTCTCCTATTCAAAACGGTGTGACCACAGTGGACCGGTTCTAGTAATACTTCTGGAGAATGAAAAG ATGTCGGTGCAAGAACTCCCCCAAAATTCAACGATATCGGACCTACTGAAGAGGGCTTCTAGCTACGACATTCAGTTGAGGCTGAGGCTCAACTGTCATGTCATCCACAACTTGAACCAGGAGTTAAAAATGGGTGATGTGCTTGAATTGATCCCTTTAACTCCATGCAAATCTGGAGGTTATACGAGGGAGTTCCACCAAATGTTCGACCACCGACTTGCGGTTTCACAGTCCTGA
- the LOC133891442 gene encoding large ribosomal subunit protein uL15x-like: MTTRFKKNRKKRGHVSAGHGRIGKHRKHPGGRGNAGGMHHHRILFDKYHPGYFGKVGMRYFHKLRNKFYCPAINVEQLWSMVPADKAAEAAAGADKAPQVDVTQFGYFKVLGKGMLPSKPIVVKAKLISKVAEKKIKAAGGAVVLTA, translated from the coding sequence atgacgACGcgcttcaagaagaaccgcaaGAAGCGCGGTCACGTGTCCGCGGGGCACGGCCGCATCGGCAAGCACCGGAAGCACCCAGGAGGTCGCGGTAACGCCGGAGGCATGCACCACCACCGCATCCTCTTCGACAAGTACCACCCGGGATACTTCGGCAAGGTCGGCATGCGCTACTTCCACAAGCTCCGCAACAAGTTCTACTGCCCGGCCATCAACGTCGAGCAGCTGTGGTCGATGGTGCCCGCCGACAAGGCCGCGGAGGCCGCAGCCGGCGCCGACAAGGCCCCGCAGGTGGACGTGACGCAGTTCGGCTACTTCAAGGTGCTCGGGAAGGGTATGCTGCCGTCGAAGCCCATCGTCGTCAAGGCCAAGCTCATCTCCAAGGTCGccgagaagaagatcaaggccGCTGGCGGCGCCGTCGTGCTCACCGCTTAG